One genomic window of Evansella cellulosilytica DSM 2522 includes the following:
- the fliW gene encoding flagellar assembly protein FliW has protein sequence MKLETKYSGEIEINEENIITFEHGVPSFEDEKKFVLLPFSNEPSPFYILQSVNTPGLAFVVMTPFQFFPNYEAKLSDSVIEQLEINDQEDVALFVILTVRETWAESTANLQGPIVINGKKQKGKQIALNDSEYKTKHPLGDVLTATGEKEG, from the coding sequence ATGAAATTAGAAACAAAATATTCAGGTGAAATAGAAATCAATGAGGAAAATATTATTACGTTTGAACATGGTGTACCAAGCTTTGAGGATGAGAAAAAATTTGTTCTACTACCTTTTAGTAATGAACCGAGCCCATTTTATATTTTGCAATCCGTCAATACGCCTGGACTTGCCTTTGTTGTCATGACACCATTTCAATTTTTCCCTAACTATGAAGCAAAGCTTTCAGATAGTGTCATTGAACAGCTAGAAATAAATGATCAAGAGGACGTGGCGTTGTTCGTCATCCTTACTGTACGTGAAACTTGGGCAGAATCAACAGCGAACTTGCAAGGTCCAATTGTGATTAACGGTAAAAAACAAAAAGGGAAGCAAATTGCATTGAATGATTCTGAATACAAAACAAAGCATCCGTTAGGTGATGTACTTACAGCTACTGGTGAAAAGGAGGGGTAA
- the flgL gene encoding flagellar hook-associated protein FlgL: MRVTQSMLTNSSLRHLSQSYQTLHDIQNQLATGKKISRASQDPVIAMNGMRYRTQVVETEQFNRNLTEVYNWMENADATLDQVTSTMHRIRELAVQASNDTYESTQRANISKEIEQLREHLQSLANTKANNKYIFNGTNTTNAPLDADQMNVGFNAIEEALADLPNFNADEAVPFTHVLTHNSGRYELVEKNDDGYIFQDVNNPNKSITVAVDGEGNPESFTHAHTYVNNAGETVTDTKDLKERQFVVSRLDSVSTNTQKVEIELLKGVNVATNINPSNVFSTDFFGDIYQLEKALNDPAATGKELEELIANFDRQIDKVVNERAELGARYNRVEMIDDRMKEQEVIARRILSNNEDADIEKVITNLLSSENVHRAALSSMGRIMQPTLMDFLR, from the coding sequence ATGCGTGTAACGCAATCGATGTTAACAAATAGTTCCTTAAGACATTTAAGTCAAAGCTATCAAACGCTTCATGATATACAAAACCAATTAGCGACAGGGAAAAAAATCTCGCGTGCTTCCCAGGACCCGGTTATTGCGATGAATGGGATGCGTTACCGTACGCAAGTGGTGGAAACGGAACAGTTTAATCGTAACTTGACAGAAGTATACAACTGGATGGAAAATGCCGATGCGACGTTAGATCAAGTGACGAGCACGATGCACCGTATTCGCGAATTAGCAGTACAAGCATCTAATGATACGTACGAATCTACGCAGCGTGCCAACATTTCAAAAGAAATTGAGCAGCTTCGTGAGCATCTTCAATCATTAGCAAACACGAAGGCAAATAATAAATATATTTTTAACGGAACGAATACGACAAATGCACCGCTCGACGCTGATCAAATGAATGTTGGTTTTAATGCAATTGAGGAAGCTTTAGCTGATCTACCGAACTTTAATGCAGATGAGGCTGTCCCATTTACTCACGTATTGACACATAATAGTGGAAGATACGAGCTTGTTGAAAAAAATGATGACGGCTATATTTTTCAAGACGTTAATAATCCTAATAAATCGATTACAGTAGCTGTCGATGGCGAAGGGAATCCAGAAAGCTTTACACACGCACATACGTATGTGAATAATGCTGGAGAAACAGTGACAGATACGAAGGATCTTAAAGAACGCCAGTTTGTCGTATCGCGACTAGACTCTGTGTCAACGAATACGCAAAAAGTAGAAATCGAACTATTAAAAGGGGTAAATGTGGCAACGAACATTAACCCTAGCAACGTGTTTTCTACAGATTTCTTCGGCGATATTTATCAGCTTGAAAAAGCGCTCAATGATCCTGCAGCAACAGGTAAGGAGCTAGAAGAACTAATCGCAAACTTTGATCGTCAAATTGATAAAGTCGTAAACGAACGAGCTGAACTCGGTGCTCGCTATAATCGTGTTGAAATGATTGATGACCGCATGAAGGAACAAGAGGTTATCGCAAGACGAATTCTCTCTAACAACGAAGATGCAGATATAGAAAAAGTCATTACAAATCTACTCTCTTCAGAAAATGTTCATAGAGCGGCCTTGTCTTCAATGGGACGTATTATGCAACCGACATTAATGGACTTTTTAAGGTAG
- a CDS encoding flagellin: protein MIINNNIPALNTFRQMGANQNAMQNSMEKLSSGLRINRAGDDAAGLAISEKMRAQIRGLDQASRNAQDGISMIQTAEGALQETQNILQRMRELATQAANDTNVGVDRNEIQKEINELTSEINRIANTTEFNTQPMLNVSGAGGAGFSSTFQIGANQGQSMTIEIKSMTAESLGLQGGSGANATAGASISALNTGKGAEDVTGAKFAAASGVSNGTSNNKTAAGLSVANHTEASASIQVINNAIEAVSAQRSNLGSFQNRLEHTISNLDNSSENLQAAESRIRDVDMAREVMQMTKNNILSQASQSMLAQANQQPQSVLQLLG, encoded by the coding sequence ATGATTATCAACAATAATATCCCTGCGTTAAATACGTTCCGTCAAATGGGCGCGAACCAAAATGCAATGCAAAACTCTATGGAGAAGCTTTCTTCTGGTCTTCGTATTAACCGTGCTGGTGACGATGCTGCTGGTCTAGCTATCTCTGAAAAAATGAGAGCGCAAATCCGTGGTCTTGACCAAGCTTCTCGTAATGCACAAGATGGTATCTCTATGATCCAAACAGCTGAAGGTGCTTTACAAGAAACTCAAAACATTCTACAACGTATGCGTGAACTAGCTACACAAGCAGCAAACGATACTAATGTAGGTGTAGACCGTAACGAGATCCAAAAAGAGATCAACGAATTAACTTCTGAGATCAACCGTATTGCTAACACAACTGAGTTTAACACTCAGCCAATGTTAAATGTTAGTGGAGCTGGTGGAGCTGGATTTAGTTCTACATTCCAAATCGGTGCTAATCAAGGTCAAAGTATGACTATCGAAATTAAGAGTATGACTGCCGAGTCATTAGGTTTACAAGGTGGTAGCGGTGCAAATGCTACAGCAGGTGCTTCTATCTCTGCATTGAACACAGGAAAAGGTGCTGAGGATGTAACTGGTGCAAAATTTGCAGCTGCGTCTGGTGTATCTAACGGTACAAGTAATAATAAAACAGCAGCAGGTTTAAGTGTAGCAAACCATACAGAAGCTTCAGCGTCTATCCAAGTAATTAATAACGCAATTGAAGCAGTTTCAGCTCAACGTTCAAACCTTGGTTCATTCCAAAATCGTTTAGAGCATACAATTTCTAACTTAGATAACTCTTCTGAGAACTTACAAGCTGCCGAGTCTCGTATTCGTGATGTGGATATGGCTCGTGAAGTAATGCAAATGACTAAGAATAACATTCTTTCTCAAGCTTCTCAGTCTATGCTTGCTCAAGCTAACCAACAACCACAATCTGTTCTACAGTTATTAGGATAA
- the csrA gene encoding carbon storage regulator CsrA, whose product MLVLTRKLNESIQIGDNIEVKVIGIEGDQVKLGINAPRNVDIHRKEIYLAIQKENSEAAHASVDILKQLTKALDK is encoded by the coding sequence ATGCTTGTTCTTACTCGCAAACTGAATGAATCGATTCAAATAGGTGACAATATAGAAGTGAAAGTGATCGGCATTGAAGGAGACCAAGTAAAACTTGGAATCAATGCCCCTCGTAATGTTGATATTCACCGTAAAGAAATATATTTAGCGATACAAAAAGAAAATAGTGAAGCTGCACATGCATCGGTAGACATACTAAAGCAATTAACAAAAGCTTTAGATAAATAA
- a CDS encoding response regulator transcription factor yields the protein MQTTYSNKSNKTKQILFYDITETISRNSIRNVESVLHTSVSIQHTIPEHLDVYDLIICYIDGDYNENKKVIHEVMAKSNNLEVPILLVTGHSVQRVLQYLSFPISGIVTLHYFIRYCPIVVKDLLKEGVFLEPSFQRELAKQIDESQSSNKPIKKLLLCHDRIHIKLSENEKDALQLILDGYNNRTISQKMYLAPTTINTIISNLLKKIGANDRTDAMIKAIRSGWVDPVR from the coding sequence TTGCAGACAACTTACTCAAATAAGTCTAATAAAACGAAGCAAATCCTCTTTTATGACATAACTGAAACGATCTCAAGAAATAGCATAAGGAATGTGGAAAGTGTTTTACATACTTCCGTATCGATACAGCATACTATTCCTGAACACCTTGACGTATATGATCTCATTATTTGTTATATAGATGGCGATTATAATGAAAATAAGAAAGTAATTCATGAGGTAATGGCAAAGTCAAATAATCTGGAGGTTCCAATCCTTTTAGTAACTGGCCATTCCGTACAGCGTGTACTCCAATATTTATCATTTCCGATTAGCGGAATTGTTACTTTACATTACTTTATACGATACTGTCCGATAGTTGTGAAGGACTTGTTAAAGGAAGGAGTTTTTCTAGAACCTTCTTTCCAAAGAGAGTTAGCGAAGCAAATTGATGAGAGCCAATCTTCAAATAAGCCAATCAAAAAGCTGTTATTATGTCATGACCGTATACATATTAAGCTATCTGAAAATGAAAAAGATGCACTACAGCTCATTCTGGATGGCTATAACAACCGGACAATATCACAGAAAATGTATTTAGCACCAACAACGATAAACACGATCATTAGTAACCTACTAAAAAAAATAGGTGCAAACGACCGCACAGACGCAATGATAAAAGCGATTCGAAGCGGTTGGGTCGATCCAGTTAGGTAA
- a CDS encoding polysaccharide biosynthesis protein encodes MSLYRNKSILIIGGTGTIGQHLLKELLQHSPKVIRIFSRDEHKQFELHQDYLAHDNIRYLIGDVRDERRLSRAMEDIDYVFHLAAMKHVPACEYNPFEAVQTNVLGTQNVIQAAVQNKVKRVLFTSTDKAISPTNTYGATKLTAERLISAAEYQKGPNKTIFSSVRFGNVMGSRGSVIPLFKKQILNDKRITLTNANMLRYMMTPNQAIQLILKANSIALGGEVFVLKMPIIKMQDLVEVIIEEMKDKCFINEEILIDTIGLRPGEKRYEELMTEDEYRISIETKEMYILPPPFGGKGRKYKGQLEIDHCSVMDKPRIEDVITKRQLRDWICNENLLY; translated from the coding sequence ATGTCATTATATAGAAATAAAAGTATTTTAATTATTGGTGGCACTGGTACAATTGGCCAACATTTACTTAAAGAATTATTGCAACATAGTCCAAAAGTAATTCGAATTTTTAGTCGTGATGAACATAAGCAATTTGAACTGCACCAAGATTATTTAGCTCATGATAATATTCGCTATTTAATAGGTGATGTACGTGATGAAAGACGATTATCACGTGCTATGGAAGATATTGATTATGTATTTCACTTAGCAGCAATGAAGCATGTTCCAGCTTGTGAATACAATCCATTCGAAGCAGTTCAAACTAATGTATTAGGAACACAAAATGTTATTCAAGCAGCTGTTCAAAATAAGGTGAAACGAGTATTATTTACAAGTACTGATAAAGCAATTTCACCAACAAATACGTATGGAGCTACTAAATTAACTGCAGAACGTTTAATATCTGCCGCTGAATATCAAAAAGGACCAAACAAGACAATCTTCTCATCTGTTCGTTTTGGAAATGTTATGGGATCTAGGGGCTCTGTTATTCCACTATTTAAAAAACAAATATTGAACGATAAGAGAATTACTTTAACTAATGCCAATATGCTTCGTTATATGATGACTCCTAATCAAGCAATACAACTAATTTTAAAAGCAAATTCTATTGCACTTGGAGGAGAGGTATTTGTATTAAAAATGCCAATTATAAAAATGCAGGACTTAGTGGAAGTAATCATAGAGGAAATGAAAGATAAATGTTTTATTAATGAGGAAATATTAATCGATACTATTGGCCTACGTCCAGGTGAAAAACGATATGAAGAATTAATGACAGAAGATGAATATAGAATTTCCATAGAAACAAAAGAAATGTATATCCTACCACCACCATTCGGAGGCAAAGGTCGAAAATACAAAGGTCAACTTGAAATAGATCATTGTTCTGTAATGGACAAACCAAGAATAGAAGATGTCATTACTAAGAGACAACTTAGAGATTGGATATGTAATGAGAATTTATTGTATTAA
- the flgK gene encoding flagellar hook-associated protein FlgK, whose translation MATSTFHGLETARRAMTTHQSALHTTGHNIANANTPGYSRQRVNFSTTEAFPTPAFNMPNMPGQIGTGVKAGEVQRIREAFLDTQFRSENNKNGYWTARHNALEKMEDIMNEPTESGLASTMDRFWQSLQDLSVHPEDAGARSVVRQRGIAVAETFQYTYQSLQAIQEDYRSEIGVQQDRINSLIRQINNINKQISQVEPHGLLPNDLYDQRDLLVDELSGFMNVTVETVSSGGNASPQATGRYTIKLADEHGRDMGVTLVDGARLERTELHISYSDDGLVQGLHVANERALNQVENASEIKDLTSGVVHMNNLDAFRSPGALRATIETHGYIDRNGQVRGDYPEMMANLDLMVFTFVEELNAVHSSGWSLSEIEAGVKANDGEGIPFFTFAENANISSDNMKGAAQFLQVNRAIIEELDNIAASGFTSNPNEPLSEGFAGDGSNALALANVKDKNLSFGGSTTNVQSFYQSVIGNMAVDLNEANRMMKNTETLRDSVEDRRQSVMGVSLDEEMTNMIQFQHAYNAAARNITMIDEMLDIIINRMGVVGR comes from the coding sequence ATGGCAACATCAACATTTCATGGATTAGAAACAGCGAGAAGAGCAATGACAACGCATCAATCTGCGTTGCATACAACAGGACATAATATTGCAAATGCAAATACGCCGGGGTATTCGCGTCAGCGCGTTAATTTTTCTACAACTGAGGCGTTTCCTACGCCAGCGTTTAACATGCCGAATATGCCAGGGCAAATTGGAACAGGGGTAAAGGCTGGAGAAGTACAGCGTATTCGTGAAGCCTTTTTAGATACACAGTTCCGTTCTGAAAACAATAAGAACGGGTACTGGACAGCGCGTCATAACGCTCTTGAAAAAATGGAAGACATTATGAACGAGCCTACTGAAAGTGGACTAGCTAGCACGATGGATCGCTTTTGGCAGTCTTTACAAGATTTATCTGTGCATCCAGAAGATGCTGGTGCCCGCTCTGTCGTAAGACAACGAGGAATTGCTGTTGCAGAAACATTCCAATATACGTATCAATCATTACAAGCGATTCAAGAGGATTATCGTAGTGAAATTGGTGTGCAGCAAGACCGTATTAACTCGTTAATTCGCCAAATTAATAACATTAATAAGCAAATATCTCAAGTGGAGCCACACGGACTTTTACCGAATGATTTGTATGACCAACGTGACCTTCTCGTTGATGAATTATCCGGGTTTATGAACGTGACGGTGGAAACGGTAAGTAGTGGTGGAAATGCAAGTCCACAAGCAACTGGAAGATATACGATTAAGCTAGCGGATGAACACGGTCGTGATATGGGTGTTACGTTAGTAGATGGCGCTCGACTAGAGAGAACGGAGCTGCACATTTCTTATTCGGATGATGGATTAGTACAGGGGCTACACGTAGCTAATGAAAGAGCGCTAAACCAAGTAGAGAATGCGAGTGAAATAAAAGATTTAACATCTGGTGTTGTACACATGAATAATCTCGATGCTTTTCGTTCTCCTGGCGCGCTCCGTGCAACGATTGAAACGCATGGATATATTGATAGAAATGGACAAGTAAGAGGCGATTATCCTGAAATGATGGCAAACTTGGACTTAATGGTATTCACTTTTGTTGAAGAGTTGAATGCTGTCCATAGTTCAGGATGGAGCTTATCTGAAATTGAAGCAGGAGTTAAAGCCAATGATGGAGAGGGGATTCCATTCTTCACATTTGCAGAAAATGCGAACATTAGTAGTGATAATATGAAGGGAGCGGCACAATTCCTTCAAGTAAATCGCGCGATTATAGAGGAGCTAGATAATATCGCTGCATCTGGATTTACGAGTAACCCTAATGAACCGTTATCAGAGGGCTTTGCCGGGGATGGATCTAACGCGCTTGCATTAGCAAACGTGAAAGATAAAAACTTGAGCTTTGGTGGATCAACAACGAACGTACAAAGCTTTTATCAAAGTGTCATCGGTAATATGGCAGTAGATTTAAATGAAGCAAACCGAATGATGAAAAATACAGAGACACTACGGGACTCTGTAGAAGACCGTCGTCAATCAGTGATGGGTGTTTCGTTAGATGAAGAAATGACGAATATGATTCAGTTTCAGCATGCGTATAATGCAGCTGCAAGAAACATTACAATGATCGATGAAATGCTAGATATTATTATTAATAGAATGGGCGTCGTTGGACGTTAA
- a CDS encoding flagellar protein FlgN: protein MDQVQSIIRIFQGLVLIHEKLNEQALAKQTVVTKGEIPALEKLMKEETVLVKQLQKLEITRRNVVEQWLQEKGLVKENVTMHELIDLFPAEHKKELHELEEKLVAEIEKLKQQNELNQQLIEESLRFVNMSLGAMYPQKEFGNYRRPDQRSEHDDDFEAGGPSIFDSKA from the coding sequence ATGGACCAAGTACAGAGCATCATTCGAATTTTTCAAGGACTCGTGTTAATCCATGAAAAGTTAAACGAACAAGCCCTCGCAAAGCAAACAGTAGTGACAAAAGGAGAAATCCCTGCTTTAGAGAAGCTCATGAAGGAAGAAACGGTATTAGTGAAGCAGCTTCAAAAGCTTGAGATTACGAGACGAAACGTTGTCGAACAGTGGCTACAGGAAAAGGGACTTGTGAAAGAAAACGTAACGATGCACGAGCTTATCGATCTTTTTCCAGCAGAACACAAAAAAGAACTGCATGAATTAGAAGAAAAACTCGTGGCAGAAATTGAGAAGTTAAAGCAGCAAAATGAATTAAATCAACAGCTCATTGAAGAGTCTTTACGATTTGTCAACATGTCTCTCGGTGCAATGTATCCACAAAAAGAGTTTGGTAACTATCGTCGACCCGATCAAAGAAGTGAGCACGATGATGACTTTGAAGCAGGTGGCCCATCGATATTTGATTCAAAAGCGTAA
- a CDS encoding ComF family protein, with amino-acid sequence MRSIDINGDERCLWCHEKYSSKLSWNWFVGFETYRKLCGECNEQLGQIHDVDCHVCGWPAEKSKGKASLCGDCERWKETKPWDELPFVHRSLYVYNPFLQELLARYKYRGDVALHQIFSHHLKKLAGRIGDFDIATYIPLSEKRKWERGFNQAEVLGAAFSNKLSLLEKVSKRDVGEKQSKRSRAERLRSLDGAFTLSKDGQGLTIANKKILLVDDIYTTGATLRSAATVLYRAGAKSVGAVTVARSVAGLVE; translated from the coding sequence ATGCGGTCGATAGACATAAATGGGGATGAAAGATGCCTTTGGTGTCATGAAAAATATAGTAGTAAGTTAAGTTGGAATTGGTTTGTTGGCTTTGAAACATATAGGAAGCTATGTGGGGAGTGTAACGAGCAGCTTGGACAAATACATGATGTTGATTGCCATGTTTGCGGCTGGCCAGCTGAAAAATCAAAGGGTAAAGCAAGTTTGTGTGGTGATTGTGAAAGGTGGAAGGAAACAAAACCGTGGGACGAATTACCTTTTGTTCATCGTTCACTTTATGTATATAATCCGTTTTTACAGGAGTTGTTAGCGAGATACAAATATCGTGGTGATGTAGCGTTGCATCAAATTTTTTCTCATCATCTAAAAAAGTTAGCAGGTAGAATAGGTGATTTTGATATAGCGACATATATACCTTTAAGTGAAAAAAGAAAATGGGAACGTGGGTTTAATCAAGCTGAAGTGCTTGGAGCGGCTTTTTCAAACAAGCTATCTTTATTAGAAAAAGTGAGTAAGCGTGACGTGGGAGAAAAACAGAGTAAAAGATCACGTGCTGAGCGGCTTCGCTCGCTTGACGGAGCATTTACTCTTTCAAAAGATGGACAAGGATTAACTATTGCTAACAAAAAGATATTACTAGTCGACGATATTTATACGACTGGTGCGACTTTAAGAAGTGCGGCAACAGTTTTATATCGTGCCGGTGCTAAAAGTGTGGGTGCTGTAACTGTCGCACGATCTGTTGCAGGCTTAGTGGAATAA
- the flgM gene encoding flagellar biosynthesis anti-sigma factor FlgM, protein MKINPIHSVNAYKKVQEVNVKQNQDVAKKRDDVQISSAAKQMQQSTQVSVDRQEKIEKLKAQIEQGEYKVNPNEVARKFYDFWNEK, encoded by the coding sequence ATGAAAATAAATCCAATTCATTCTGTTAATGCGTATAAAAAAGTGCAAGAAGTAAACGTCAAACAAAACCAAGATGTTGCTAAAAAACGTGACGACGTACAAATTTCGTCAGCTGCAAAGCAAATGCAGCAGTCAACACAAGTCTCAGTGGATCGCCAAGAAAAAATTGAGAAGCTAAAAGCACAAATTGAACAAGGGGAATATAAAGTTAACCCAAATGAAGTAGCAAGAAAGTTTTATGATTTTTGGAATGAAAAATAA
- a CDS encoding TIGR03826 family flagellar region protein → MPDLMNCPNCGKVFIKALRPICDECYRDVENKFEKVYKFIRKRENRRASMDEVHEGTGVSKDLIVRFIREGRLHLSQFPNLGYPCEKCGVSIREGRLCKDCAKGLQSGLNQLEREKDFEGRKLRRTKNEETLTYHTFRDERKK, encoded by the coding sequence ATGCCAGATTTAATGAATTGTCCTAACTGTGGCAAAGTGTTTATAAAAGCGTTAAGACCAATATGTGATGAATGTTATCGTGATGTCGAAAATAAATTTGAGAAGGTGTACAAATTCATACGAAAGCGTGAAAATAGAAGAGCTTCGATGGATGAAGTGCATGAAGGAACTGGGGTTAGTAAAGATTTAATCGTGCGTTTTATACGCGAAGGAAGACTCCATTTGTCGCAGTTTCCGAATTTAGGATATCCGTGTGAAAAATGTGGTGTATCGATTCGGGAAGGAAGACTCTGTAAAGATTGTGCGAAAGGTTTACAATCTGGACTTAATCAGTTAGAAAGAGAAAAAGACTTTGAGGGTCGTAAACTAAGAAGAACGAAGAACGAGGAAACACTCACATACCATACGTTTCGTGATGAAAGAAAGAAATGA
- a CDS encoding DEAD/DEAH box helicase produces the protein MRFFAPTMAELLTYMEEIGGTIEDYRKILPYAIDTAQKDTVWLIPEFPTNTEHEPLHEPTLREKKLIKKLNDIHSPLSLHKHSFTEKQHYTLTENKLFTINSKLRTILLGRLLLLDELPFSLHEIHAHVSQGMITYEQGVVYEDYRYSCKRCGNNKQSMFATFSCYRCKDECTYCRSCIMMGRVTTCTPLLRWTEKIEEETRTIHTLQWHGTLSFFQKKASSKLTDIISAMKENTETLHAECLIWAVCGAGKTEMLFEGIQLALNSGLKIAVATPRTDVVLELEPRFKEAFPETHIHAFYGGADDKYAQAEFVISTTHQLLRFYKAFNIVIIDEVDAFPYSYDEKLRYAVAKAKKDDSLTVYVTATPEKKMKERAELGILPCMKVARRYHRYPLPVPHYLWVGNWEKKLKKNALPFQVVLWINEKMSLGKQVFLFVPTVKVMKQVVDCLSRYIQVEVEGVHASDECRREKVLKFRKGDIKVLVTTTILERGVTVKGVQVAVLGADDRIFTESALVQISGRVGRSPDEPGGDVVFFHHGKTNAMVEARKHIVRMNKLGEAELQ, from the coding sequence ATGCGCTTTTTTGCTCCGACGATGGCTGAACTCTTGACTTACATGGAGGAGATAGGAGGGACAATAGAGGATTACCGAAAAATACTACCATATGCCATTGACACTGCACAAAAGGACACCGTATGGTTGATACCCGAATTCCCCACAAATACTGAACATGAACCATTACATGAACCGACATTAAGAGAAAAGAAGCTAATAAAAAAATTAAACGATATCCACTCACCATTATCCCTGCACAAACATTCCTTTACTGAAAAACAACATTACACCCTCACAGAAAATAAACTCTTTACAATTAATTCCAAATTACGAACAATTCTTTTAGGAAGATTACTTTTACTTGATGAACTTCCGTTTTCCTTACATGAGATACATGCACATGTCAGTCAAGGCATGATCACATATGAGCAAGGCGTTGTATACGAGGATTATCGGTACAGTTGTAAAAGATGTGGAAATAACAAGCAAAGCATGTTTGCGACTTTTTCCTGCTATCGCTGTAAAGACGAATGTACGTATTGTCGAAGCTGCATCATGATGGGGCGTGTAACGACGTGTACACCACTTTTGAGATGGACTGAAAAAATAGAAGAGGAAACTAGAACCATACACACACTACAATGGCATGGAACTTTGTCTTTTTTTCAGAAGAAAGCTTCATCAAAGCTAACCGACATTATATCCGCCATGAAGGAAAACACCGAAACCCTACATGCTGAGTGCTTAATATGGGCAGTGTGTGGTGCTGGAAAAACAGAGATGCTCTTTGAAGGCATTCAATTAGCTTTAAATAGTGGATTAAAAATAGCGGTTGCAACGCCTAGGACAGATGTTGTACTAGAGCTCGAACCACGCTTTAAAGAAGCATTCCCAGAAACGCACATTCATGCCTTTTATGGCGGTGCTGACGATAAATACGCACAAGCGGAATTTGTGATAAGTACGACGCATCAATTATTACGCTTCTACAAGGCGTTTAATATTGTCATCATCGACGAAGTGGATGCCTTTCCATACTCATACGATGAAAAGCTGCGCTACGCGGTTGCAAAAGCAAAAAAAGATGATAGCCTTACCGTCTATGTGACAGCTACTCCAGAGAAAAAGATGAAGGAGAGAGCAGAATTAGGTATCCTTCCATGCATGAAGGTAGCACGCCGCTATCACCGATACCCATTACCAGTACCACACTATTTATGGGTTGGAAATTGGGAGAAAAAACTAAAAAAAAATGCGCTTCCTTTTCAAGTAGTGCTTTGGATAAACGAAAAAATGTCATTAGGAAAACAAGTGTTTTTGTTTGTCCCTACAGTGAAAGTGATGAAACAAGTAGTAGATTGCCTCTCACGTTACATTCAAGTGGAAGTGGAAGGTGTTCATGCTAGTGATGAATGTAGGCGTGAAAAAGTACTGAAATTCCGGAAAGGCGATATAAAAGTACTTGTCACTACTACGATTCTTGAAAGAGGTGTTACAGTAAAAGGCGTTCAGGTTGCGGTGTTAGGAGCAGATGATCGCATCTTTACAGAGTCAGCGCTCGTGCAAATTTCTGGTAGGGTAGGGAGAAGTCCTGACGAACCAGGCGGAGACGTAGTATTTTTCCATCATGGGAAAACGAATGCAATGGTCGAAGCGAGAAAACATATCGTTCGAATGAATAAGCTTGGAGAGGCTGAGCTGCAATAG
- a CDS encoding DUF6470 family protein: MELARYHIQSERAITGIASQRPEMTIRQRPADMEIKQELNGNLRISSTAAKLFINQTEAFADADLKGPLRRSNEWHSSTKQKVYQYIAKTMREGEQYKSIENGGNAIANVARQNGERAPKSYNVSTVPQPFRVKIDHVPSEVRVQADWPEPSIRFHKNEPDITIPKWQSNVYIQQKNAIHFSVTGNQVDRGL; the protein is encoded by the coding sequence ATGGAACTAGCACGCTATCATATTCAATCAGAGCGAGCGATAACTGGTATTGCATCGCAACGGCCAGAAATGACAATCCGTCAACGTCCAGCTGATATGGAAATAAAGCAGGAGCTTAACGGAAACTTGCGTATTAGCTCAACAGCAGCGAAGCTATTCATAAATCAAACGGAAGCGTTTGCTGATGCTGACTTAAAAGGGCCATTACGCCGATCGAACGAATGGCATTCTTCTACTAAGCAAAAAGTGTACCAATATATTGCTAAAACGATGCGTGAGGGTGAACAATATAAAAGTATAGAAAATGGAGGAAATGCAATCGCTAACGTAGCGAGACAGAACGGCGAAAGAGCACCAAAATCGTATAATGTATCTACTGTTCCACAACCGTTTCGAGTGAAAATTGACCATGTCCCTTCGGAAGTTCGCGTGCAAGCGGATTGGCCAGAGCCAAGCATACGTTTTCATAAAAACGAACCGGATATAACGATTCCAAAGTGGCAAAGTAATGTATATATACAACAAAAAAACGCAATACATTTTTCTGTTACAGGTAATCAAGTCGATCGTGGCTTATAA